In Paenibacillus sp. J23TS9, a single genomic region encodes these proteins:
- the mraY gene encoding phospho-N-acetylmuramoyl-pentapeptide-transferase yields MDYQLLLLTIGVSFILAVIAAPLLIPLLRRMKFGQQVRDDGPQSHLKKAGTPTMGGVVIILAFTLSFLKFSVINTDFYVLLVATLGFGLIGFLDDYIKIVFKRSLGLTARQKLFGQLLFSAIMCILLIQNGHDTAIHVPGTSWSFDWGGWFYYPFVVIMMLAISNAVNFTDGLDGLLSGVSAIAFAAFALVAMQATSLSAAVCAAAMIGAVLGFLVFNAHPAKVFMGDTGSLGIGGAIGAIAIVTKSELLFIIIGGVFVVEMLSVVLQVASFKTRGKRIFKMSPIHHHFELSGWSEWRVVMTFWAVGIILAGIGLYLNKGL; encoded by the coding sequence ATGGATTATCAACTACTACTACTCACAATAGGTGTTTCTTTTATTTTGGCTGTCATTGCGGCTCCGCTGCTCATCCCGCTATTGAGGCGCATGAAATTTGGACAGCAGGTACGTGATGACGGTCCGCAGAGCCATTTGAAAAAAGCCGGTACGCCCACGATGGGCGGCGTGGTGATTATTTTGGCATTTACATTGTCCTTTTTGAAATTTTCCGTCATTAATACGGATTTCTATGTTTTGCTTGTGGCTACACTCGGCTTTGGCCTCATCGGTTTTCTCGATGATTATATCAAAATCGTATTTAAACGCTCACTTGGACTGACTGCCCGTCAGAAGCTTTTTGGACAGCTGCTATTTTCAGCCATCATGTGTATACTGCTGATTCAAAATGGCCATGACACTGCTATTCATGTTCCCGGAACTTCCTGGTCGTTTGACTGGGGCGGTTGGTTCTATTATCCGTTCGTCGTTATCATGATGCTGGCGATCAGCAACGCGGTTAACTTTACGGACGGTCTTGACGGACTGCTCTCTGGAGTCAGTGCTATTGCATTTGCGGCTTTTGCGCTTGTAGCTATGCAGGCGACATCACTATCCGCAGCCGTGTGTGCCGCAGCCATGATCGGAGCCGTACTGGGCTTCCTGGTGTTTAACGCGCATCCCGCCAAAGTATTCATGGGCGATACGGGTTCCCTTGGCATCGGCGGAGCCATCGGTGCAATCGCGATTGTGACCAAAAGTGAACTGCTCTTTATCATTATCGGTGGTGTTTTTGTTGTTGAAATGCTATCCGTTGTGCTTCAGGTTGCATCATTCAAAACAAGAGGCAAACGCATATTTAAAATGAGTCCGATTCACCACCACTTTGAATTGTCCGGCTGGTCCGAATGGCGTGTTGTGATGACGTTCTGGGCTGTAGGCATTATTCTTGCAGGTATTGGACTTTACTTGAACAAGGGGTTGTAG
- the murF gene encoding UDP-N-acetylmuramoyl-tripeptide--D-alanyl-D-alanine ligase has protein sequence MITKKLGDVAVMCGGVLTQDHDCDIQMEGVFTDSRKLVSGRLFVPLVGENFDGHAFAAAALEGGACGVLWQRDRGFPPEGPVIVVEDTLAALQALAKAYLADVGCRVVGITGSNGKTTTKDMVYALLETSFKVHKTGGNFNNHIGLPLTILEMPADTEIVVLEMGMSGRHEIESLSAIASPEVAVITNIGEAHLLQLGSRHEIARAKLEIVSGMKPGGLLIYHGDEPLIPLVLSEPETVKPEGLTTFTFGMDQDKNDDYPTGMMFHSKGIIFTSHLHPEEGLELPLLGQHNVINCLAALAVASYFGISGDKIREGISGLQLTGMRIEQITAPSGLTLLNDAYNASPLSMKAAIDALDSLKGYHRKVAVLGDMLELGPKQLEFHAEVGEYAVDGKVDMLYTYGPLSEEAAKAAQLKCPDVPVYHFTDKKELASHLTGQLHPKDIVLIKASRGMKMEEIVDALVKEDLHN, from the coding sequence GTGATTACAAAGAAACTCGGCGATGTAGCGGTCATGTGTGGAGGAGTCCTTACACAAGACCATGATTGTGATATACAGATGGAAGGTGTCTTTACGGATTCCCGAAAGCTTGTCAGCGGCAGACTTTTTGTTCCGCTCGTGGGAGAGAATTTCGACGGTCATGCCTTTGCTGCGGCAGCGCTTGAAGGCGGTGCATGTGGTGTTCTCTGGCAGCGTGACCGCGGATTTCCGCCTGAAGGTCCTGTGATTGTTGTGGAGGATACGCTTGCCGCGCTGCAGGCTTTGGCTAAGGCTTATCTGGCTGATGTCGGCTGCCGCGTCGTCGGCATTACCGGCAGCAATGGCAAGACCACAACGAAAGATATGGTCTATGCACTGCTGGAGACTTCCTTTAAGGTTCATAAGACCGGGGGGAACTTCAATAATCATATCGGACTTCCGCTGACGATTCTGGAAATGCCGGCGGATACGGAAATTGTTGTGCTGGAGATGGGAATGAGCGGACGCCATGAAATTGAGAGTTTGTCCGCCATTGCGAGTCCCGAGGTGGCCGTCATCACGAATATTGGTGAAGCTCATCTGCTGCAGCTCGGATCCAGACATGAGATTGCCCGCGCCAAGCTGGAGATTGTCAGCGGCATGAAGCCGGGTGGCCTTTTGATATACCACGGAGATGAACCACTGATTCCACTCGTGCTAAGTGAGCCAGAGACTGTTAAGCCTGAAGGTCTTACGACCTTTACCTTCGGCATGGATCAGGATAAAAATGATGATTATCCGACAGGCATGATGTTCCACAGCAAAGGAATTATTTTCACTTCGCATCTCCACCCGGAAGAAGGGCTCGAGCTGCCGCTGCTGGGACAGCATAATGTTATTAACTGTCTGGCCGCTCTTGCAGTTGCAAGCTATTTCGGTATCAGCGGTGACAAGATCCGCGAAGGGATTTCCGGCCTTCAGTTAACGGGGATGCGTATTGAACAGATTACGGCTCCCAGCGGGCTTACGCTGCTCAACGATGCCTATAATGCCAGTCCGCTATCCATGAAGGCGGCGATCGATGCACTGGACAGCCTGAAAGGCTACCACCGCAAAGTCGCTGTGCTCGGGGACATGCTGGAGCTTGGGCCTAAACAGCTCGAATTTCATGCTGAGGTTGGAGAGTACGCGGTAGATGGTAAAGTGGATATGCTTTATACTTACGGTCCTTTATCTGAAGAGGCAGCAAAAGCCGCTCAGCTCAAGTGCCCTGATGTGCCTGTGTATCATTTTACCGATAAAAAAGAACTTGCTTCCCACCTAACAGGACAGCTGCATCCGAAGGATATTGTACTTATTAAAGCGTCTCGTGGTATGAAAATGGAAGAAATAGTGGATGCTCTTGTCAAGGAAGACTTGCATAATTAA
- the murG gene encoding undecaprenyldiphospho-muramoylpentapeptide beta-N-acetylglucosaminyltransferase, with product MRIVLSGGGTGGHIYPAVAVARQCEEEDPDSTFLYIGGTRGLESKLVPQEQIPFQSIDITGFRRKLSTDNIKTVIRFLKGVKTSKKMLAEFKPDVVIGTGGYVCGPVVYAAAKLGIPCIIHEQNAIPGLTNKFLSRYVSTVAVSFEGSERSFPKAKRVIYTGNPRATTVQSANRERGFATLGIPMNSSVVLVVGGSRGAKAINDAMIDMAPQLEQLKHIHFVYVTGENYFEKTREEIRSKLGSMPNHLHVLPYVHNMPEVLAATSLIVNRAGASFLAEITSLGIPSILIPSPNVTNNHQEANARQLEKAGAAKVILEKDLSGKRLYQSIGEIMGDIRVQQGMSEQSRSLGKPDSANLIVEEMRRLTAGR from the coding sequence ATGCGCATCGTTCTATCAGGCGGCGGCACCGGGGGACATATTTATCCGGCTGTCGCTGTTGCGAGGCAGTGTGAGGAAGAAGATCCTGATTCTACTTTTTTATATATTGGCGGAACAAGAGGCTTGGAGAGCAAGCTGGTACCACAAGAGCAAATTCCTTTTCAATCCATTGACATTACCGGATTTCGTCGCAAGCTGTCTACGGACAACATCAAGACAGTTATCCGTTTTTTAAAAGGCGTTAAAACATCCAAGAAGATGCTGGCCGAATTTAAGCCGGATGTCGTCATCGGTACTGGTGGTTATGTATGTGGTCCTGTCGTATATGCTGCGGCCAAGCTTGGCATTCCATGCATTATTCATGAACAGAATGCAATACCGGGCTTGACCAACAAGTTCCTCAGCAGGTATGTCAGCACGGTCGCGGTCAGTTTTGAAGGGTCAGAGCGTTCCTTCCCCAAAGCGAAGCGTGTTATTTATACAGGCAATCCGCGAGCTACTACCGTGCAGTCCGCTAACCGTGAACGCGGTTTTGCGACACTGGGCATCCCGATGAACAGTTCGGTTGTTCTCGTTGTCGGCGGCAGCCGCGGGGCGAAGGCCATCAATGATGCAATGATCGATATGGCGCCACAGCTGGAGCAGCTGAAGCATATTCATTTTGTATATGTAACAGGCGAGAATTACTTCGAAAAGACGCGGGAAGAGATCCGCAGCAAGCTTGGCAGCATGCCAAACCATTTGCATGTCCTTCCCTATGTGCATAACATGCCAGAAGTGCTGGCAGCGACATCACTGATCGTCAACCGGGCGGGAGCATCCTTCCTGGCTGAAATTACATCACTGGGTATTCCGTCCATTCTCATTCCGTCTCCGAATGTCACGAATAACCATCAAGAGGCTAATGCGAGACAGCTGGAGAAGGCGGGAGCTGCCAAAGTCATTCTGGAAAAGGATTTATCGGGAAAACGCCTCTATCAGTCTATCGGGGAGATTATGGGTGATATCCGAGTACAGCAGGGAATGTCCGAGCAGTCCCGAAGTCTTGGAAAGCCAGACTCCGCCAATCTGATCGTTGAAGAAATGCGCCGTCTTACGGCAGGCCGCTGA
- the murD gene encoding UDP-N-acetylmuramoyl-L-alanine--D-glutamate ligase has translation MKHPESYRDQEVIVLGLAKSGVQVAKVLHSYGAVVTVNDQKDREQCPEAGELESLGISVICGGHPDNLVHPGISLLVKNPGIPYRVQPIQKALELGIEVVTEVEVAYHICNAPIIGITGSNGKTTTTTWVGQMLEEVGMRPIVAGNIGTPLCEAAQNAVAGNWMVTELSSFQLKGTEEFRPRIGCLLNVAETHLDYHGGMEDYVSSKAKMFANMGEGDTAVLNWDDSTCRELVPYIKAKLLPFSTNEELVEGVYVSPPFIPDVEDSVSRKIVYRDEHGQITDIIPVEEVGIPGRFNIANAAAACAISIAAGAPADRLSGPLSSFRGVEHRLEYVMNLHGVAFYNNSKATNSKATTMALTSFHEPIVLIAGGLDRGSDYMELMAVLSERVKAIVVFGQTAQKIAKVAEIAGLKHIVIVDNEEDAANTLRSAVKEAAAAAEAGDIVLLSPACASWDMFTSYEERGRIFKEAVHNL, from the coding sequence ATGAAGCATCCAGAGTCTTACAGGGATCAGGAAGTCATCGTACTGGGATTGGCCAAGAGCGGTGTACAAGTCGCCAAGGTTCTGCACAGTTACGGTGCGGTTGTAACGGTTAATGATCAAAAAGACAGAGAACAATGCCCCGAAGCCGGGGAACTGGAGTCATTGGGGATTTCCGTCATTTGCGGCGGTCATCCGGATAATCTGGTTCATCCCGGTATTTCTCTGCTTGTCAAAAATCCGGGTATTCCATACAGGGTTCAGCCCATACAAAAAGCACTGGAGCTTGGAATTGAAGTTGTGACTGAGGTAGAGGTCGCTTATCATATCTGCAATGCTCCGATTATCGGGATTACCGGCTCCAACGGTAAGACGACGACGACAACCTGGGTTGGTCAAATGCTGGAAGAGGTCGGAATGCGTCCTATTGTGGCCGGAAATATCGGAACACCGCTTTGTGAAGCAGCCCAAAATGCGGTTGCCGGCAATTGGATGGTTACAGAACTGAGCAGCTTTCAGTTAAAAGGCACGGAGGAATTCAGACCGCGTATCGGATGCTTGTTGAATGTGGCAGAAACGCATCTGGATTATCATGGAGGCATGGAAGACTATGTTTCCTCCAAAGCAAAAATGTTTGCCAACATGGGAGAAGGAGATACCGCAGTCCTCAATTGGGATGATTCAACCTGCCGTGAGCTCGTTCCCTACATCAAAGCGAAGCTGCTACCCTTCTCTACCAATGAAGAATTGGTAGAAGGTGTTTATGTCAGTCCGCCTTTCATTCCTGATGTAGAGGATTCAGTATCACGGAAAATCGTATACCGTGATGAACATGGTCAAATTACGGATATCATCCCCGTGGAGGAAGTCGGTATTCCAGGTCGCTTTAACATCGCAAATGCGGCTGCCGCCTGCGCCATATCCATTGCTGCCGGCGCACCTGCCGATCGTTTGAGCGGCCCATTGTCCTCCTTCCGCGGCGTTGAACACCGATTGGAATATGTGATGAATCTTCATGGAGTCGCTTTTTATAATAATTCCAAAGCTACGAATTCCAAAGCGACAACCATGGCGTTGACTTCCTTTCATGAGCCGATTGTATTGATTGCCGGCGGTTTGGACCGCGGCTCGGATTATATGGAGCTGATGGCGGTACTGTCCGAGCGGGTTAAAGCAATTGTCGTTTTTGGCCAAACAGCGCAAAAAATTGCCAAAGTAGCGGAAATCGCGGGATTAAAGCATATTGTCATCGTCGATAATGAGGAGGACGCCGCCAACACGCTCCGGTCAGCCGTAAAAGAAGCCGCAGCTGCTGCAGAGGCTGGGGATATCGTGCTTTTATCTCCTGCTTGTGCCAGCTGGGACATGTTTACTTCATATGAAGAGCGCGGACGCATTTTTAAAGAGGCGGTGCATAATCTTTAA
- a CDS encoding UDP-N-acetylmuramoyl-L-alanyl-D-glutamate--2,6-diaminopimelate ligase — protein MKLNELASTLTIAQITGSGDITITGLQTDSRKVAPGDLFICLPGHTVDGHDYAEQAAEQGAAALVVEHKLDIDLPQVIVKDSRYAMAVIADAFFGSPSSHMKMIGVTGTNGKTTTTYLIEKMMNDHGVNTGLIGTIQMRYGGRTFPMSGTTPEALELQRSLDDMSANGVKCCVMEVSSHALEQGRVKGTDFRTAIFTNLTQDHLDYHKTMEDYREAKGLFFSRLGNKFTHQKNQRKYAVLNADDEASQYFAKVTAAEVITYGLDEKADVRASEISITAQGTHFHVDSFQGSCDVQLRMVGKFNVYNALAAITAGLLEGLELDSIKRSLESVPGVDGRVESVDEGQPFAVIVDYAHTPDGLENVLKTVNEFAKGRVITVFGCGGDRDRTKRPIMGKIAAEYSDVVMVTSDNPRTEDPDLILKDIEAGLHENSVPQNKYQLIVDRRKAIQKAIEMASPDDVVLIAGKGHETYQDIMHVKHDFDDRVVAKEAIRGMNK, from the coding sequence ATGAAACTGAACGAACTGGCTTCAACACTAACAATTGCACAAATCACAGGAAGCGGGGATATCACCATTACCGGTCTTCAGACCGACTCGCGCAAGGTTGCTCCGGGCGATCTGTTTATTTGCCTGCCGGGGCATACGGTAGATGGTCATGACTATGCTGAGCAGGCAGCCGAGCAGGGTGCCGCTGCGCTCGTCGTGGAGCATAAGCTTGACATTGATCTCCCGCAGGTCATCGTCAAAGACAGCCGTTATGCGATGGCAGTAATAGCGGATGCATTTTTCGGCTCCCCAAGCTCACACATGAAAATGATTGGAGTGACGGGAACCAACGGCAAGACCACAACCACGTACTTGATCGAAAAAATGATGAATGACCATGGTGTGAATACAGGATTGATCGGAACCATTCAAATGCGCTATGGAGGCCGGACGTTTCCGATGTCTGGTACCACACCGGAAGCTCTGGAGCTGCAGCGTTCCCTGGATGATATGTCTGCAAACGGTGTGAAGTGCTGCGTCATGGAAGTATCATCGCATGCGCTCGAACAAGGACGCGTCAAGGGCACCGATTTCCGTACAGCAATCTTTACAAACCTGACACAGGATCATCTGGACTACCATAAGACGATGGAAGATTACAGAGAAGCTAAGGGGCTTTTCTTCTCACGTCTCGGAAACAAATTCACCCATCAAAAGAATCAGCGGAAATACGCCGTTCTGAATGCTGATGATGAAGCATCGCAGTATTTTGCCAAGGTCACCGCTGCAGAGGTTATTACATACGGCTTGGATGAAAAAGCGGATGTTCGTGCGTCGGAAATTTCAATTACAGCGCAGGGCACTCATTTTCACGTGGATTCCTTCCAGGGCAGCTGCGATGTTCAGCTGAGAATGGTCGGTAAATTCAATGTGTACAACGCTCTTGCCGCGATTACTGCCGGTTTGCTGGAAGGCCTTGAGCTGGATAGCATCAAACGGAGCCTGGAATCGGTTCCGGGCGTTGACGGCCGCGTCGAATCCGTGGACGAGGGCCAGCCTTTTGCGGTCATTGTAGATTATGCCCATACACCGGATGGTTTGGAGAACGTATTGAAAACCGTCAATGAGTTTGCCAAGGGCCGTGTCATTACTGTGTTTGGCTGCGGCGGCGACCGCGACCGCACCAAACGCCCGATTATGGGTAAGATTGCGGCGGAATACAGTGACGTTGTTATGGTTACTTCAGATAATCCGCGCACGGAAGATCCCGACCTGATTCTGAAGGATATTGAGGCTGGACTTCATGAGAATTCCGTGCCGCAGAATAAGTATCAGCTCATCGTGGACCGGCGGAAGGCTATACAAAAGGCTATTGAAATGGCAAGCCCGGACGATGTAGTATTGATTGCGGGGAAAGGTCATGAGACCTATCAGGACATCATGCATGTTAAACATGATTTTGACGATCGTGTCGTGGCCAAAGAAGCGATAAGGGGTATGAACAAGTGA
- the spoVE gene encoding stage V sporulation protein E: MNKTRPAPDLWLFLCILGLLTIGMIMVYSAGSVLAFHNYGDSFYFVKRQMLFAVLGLVAMFFTASLDFRVWKKYAKVGLIVCFVLLVIVLIPGIGNVRGGARSWLGISSFGIQPSEFMKLGMILFLSKWLSSEEWDVTKFGKGLLPPLGLIGLAFGLIMLQPDLGTGTVMLGAAMMIIFTAGARLRHLGMLGLAGAAGFVGLIIAAPYRLKRITAFLDPWSDPLGAGYQIIQSLYAIGPGGLGGLGLGMSRQKYSYVPEPQTDFIFSILAEELGFIGGLIVLLLFLILVWRGMRVAMTIPDRFGSLLAVGIVGMVAVQVVINIGVVIGLMPVTGITLPLISYGGSSLTLMLTALGILLNLSRYAR; this comes from the coding sequence ATGAACAAGACACGCCCGGCGCCGGATTTGTGGCTTTTTCTCTGTATTTTGGGTTTGCTCACAATCGGCATGATCATGGTATACAGCGCAGGCTCGGTACTGGCCTTTCACAATTATGGTGACTCTTTCTATTTCGTTAAACGCCAGATGCTATTTGCTGTATTGGGACTTGTGGCTATGTTTTTTACAGCAAGCTTGGATTTTCGCGTGTGGAAAAAGTATGCTAAGGTAGGACTGATTGTGTGCTTCGTGCTTCTGGTTATCGTGTTGATACCCGGAATCGGTAACGTACGCGGAGGTGCCCGAAGCTGGCTTGGTATCAGTTCCTTTGGCATTCAGCCTTCCGAGTTTATGAAGCTGGGCATGATTCTGTTTCTCTCCAAATGGCTGAGCAGCGAAGAGTGGGATGTCACCAAATTCGGCAAAGGTCTTTTGCCGCCGCTGGGACTGATTGGCCTGGCCTTCGGCTTGATCATGCTTCAGCCAGATCTGGGTACAGGCACTGTCATGCTTGGAGCGGCCATGATGATTATTTTTACGGCTGGTGCGCGTCTGAGACATTTGGGTATGCTTGGGCTTGCCGGAGCCGCCGGATTTGTCGGACTCATTATTGCGGCACCATACCGTCTTAAGCGGATAACCGCATTTCTTGATCCATGGTCTGACCCGCTTGGTGCAGGCTATCAAATTATACAATCTCTATATGCTATCGGCCCTGGGGGGCTTGGTGGTCTGGGACTCGGAATGAGCCGTCAAAAGTACAGCTATGTTCCGGAGCCGCAGACGGACTTTATCTTTTCTATTTTGGCCGAAGAGCTGGGTTTCATTGGCGGGCTGATTGTACTGCTGCTGTTTTTGATCCTGGTCTGGCGGGGCATGCGCGTTGCGATGACGATTCCTGATCGTTTTGGCAGTTTGCTAGCGGTAGGCATTGTCGGCATGGTCGCTGTTCAGGTTGTCATTAATATCGGTGTTGTTATCGGACTCATGCCGGTAACGGGCATTACCCTACCGCTGATCAGCTATGGCGGTTCATCGCTTACGCTGATGCTGACCGCTCTGGGCATTTTACTTAATCTATCACGATATGCGAGGTGA
- the murA gene encoding UDP-N-acetylglucosamine 1-carboxyvinyltransferase, with the protein MDKLVIEGGKSLSGTIRIHGAKNAALPILAASLLAAGKVQLSNVPRLLDIEVMLDILDRIGCTTLHDQETVVVDTSSANSFHVPEDLMKQMRSSIFLMGPLLARFGEVAVYQPGGCAIGERKIDLHLRGLKALGAEIEELDQQIICRAEKLKGTDIHLDFPSVGATENIMMAAATAEGTTTITNAAREPEIQDLQNFLNAMGASIIGAGTDTITIQGVSQLSPCSYSIIPDRIVAGTVMIAAAATRGNVTLTHCNPAHLSSLIHVLKRAGVQISICNDIMNVSCMSRPKAVERIVTSPYPSFPTDLQSQVMVLLSLADGFSVMKETVFEGRFKHVDELTRMGADISIDLSCAFIRGVQRLYGATVEATDLRAGAALVIAGLAAQGKTIVEQVHHIDRGYEHIEQLFQKLGAEIHRFSPVPKSLDLAN; encoded by the coding sequence TTGGACAAATTGGTGATTGAGGGTGGCAAATCCCTATCAGGAACCATACGTATCCATGGAGCAAAAAATGCAGCTTTGCCTATTCTGGCAGCGAGCTTGCTGGCCGCAGGCAAGGTTCAGCTGAGCAATGTCCCCCGTCTTCTGGATATTGAAGTGATGCTGGACATCCTGGATCGGATCGGCTGCACGACTTTGCATGATCAGGAGACGGTTGTTGTGGATACGTCGTCCGCCAATTCGTTTCATGTACCGGAAGACTTAATGAAGCAAATGCGTTCCTCTATTTTTCTAATGGGACCTTTGCTTGCGAGGTTTGGAGAGGTTGCTGTCTATCAGCCTGGTGGCTGTGCCATCGGCGAACGCAAAATCGACCTTCATCTTCGGGGACTTAAAGCGCTTGGCGCTGAAATTGAGGAGCTCGACCAGCAAATTATTTGCAGGGCCGAGAAACTGAAGGGGACCGATATCCATCTTGATTTTCCGAGTGTGGGAGCAACCGAGAACATTATGATGGCGGCTGCCACGGCTGAAGGTACAACGACAATAACCAATGCGGCACGCGAGCCGGAAATTCAGGATTTGCAAAATTTTCTGAATGCCATGGGGGCAAGCATCATCGGGGCGGGAACGGATACAATCACAATCCAGGGCGTAAGCCAGCTGTCACCGTGTTCGTACAGTATTATTCCTGACCGGATTGTGGCCGGAACCGTAATGATTGCGGCCGCGGCAACACGGGGGAATGTTACGCTGACCCACTGCAATCCGGCGCATTTATCATCCTTGATCCACGTCCTCAAGCGGGCCGGTGTTCAAATCAGTATTTGCAATGATATAATGAATGTAAGCTGCATGAGCCGACCGAAAGCTGTCGAGCGTATCGTCACATCACCTTACCCGTCGTTTCCCACCGATTTGCAGTCCCAGGTCATGGTGCTGCTGTCCTTGGCTGATGGTTTCAGTGTGATGAAAGAGACTGTTTTTGAAGGACGCTTTAAGCATGTGGATGAACTGACAAGAATGGGTGCGGATATATCTATTGATCTAAGCTGCGCATTCATCCGCGGCGTGCAGCGCCTGTATGGTGCTACAGTAGAAGCGACGGATCTCAGGGCAGGAGCGGCTCTGGTTATCGCCGGACTCGCCGCCCAGGGAAAGACAATTGTTGAACAAGTGCATCACATTGACAGAGGTTATGAACATATTGAACAGCTTTTTCAAAAACTAGGGGCTGAGATTCACCGGTTTTCGCCAGTGCCCAAATCATTAGATTTAGCTAATTAA
- a CDS encoding cell division protein FtsQ/DivIB, translating to MPKAHIPVLKENKPKRRASRRIIAILLLLFVAILVILFFRSPVSQVTEIQFTGSTFSSREQLLQASGLKTGTQYFGVSPSKVESQLLQIKSIQKAVVDKHFPGKISVRIEEYPTVAYELGAEGNLDAILANGTKVSVNSSGIAVEKPILTKWNTSDPNKVELCKVLGKIPNELTSDISEIIPSPTASFPDRIKLYTRSRFVVITAISLLSDKVEYLNQVIETAQPGTITMLEADTYTPFQPLGEDGTDQNATTHDN from the coding sequence ATGCCAAAAGCTCATATTCCCGTTTTAAAAGAGAACAAGCCCAAGAGAAGAGCCAGCCGGAGAATCATTGCTATTCTGCTGCTTTTGTTTGTTGCGATCCTAGTAATCTTATTCTTTCGCTCACCCGTAAGCCAGGTGACGGAGATACAGTTTACAGGCAGCACGTTTTCCTCAAGGGAGCAGCTTTTGCAGGCCAGCGGGCTGAAGACGGGCACCCAGTATTTTGGTGTATCGCCGTCTAAGGTTGAGAGTCAGCTGTTACAAATTAAATCGATTCAAAAGGCTGTAGTGGACAAGCATTTTCCCGGTAAAATCAGCGTCAGAATAGAAGAGTATCCTACAGTTGCCTACGAACTGGGTGCTGAGGGCAATCTTGATGCAATTCTCGCGAACGGGACCAAGGTCTCTGTGAACAGCAGTGGTATTGCCGTAGAAAAGCCTATTCTTACGAAATGGAACACATCTGATCCGAATAAGGTGGAGCTGTGTAAAGTTCTCGGGAAGATTCCGAATGAGCTGACCTCAGACATATCGGAGATTATTCCATCACCGACCGCTTCTTTTCCGGACAGAATCAAGCTGTATACAAGATCCCGATTTGTCGTCATCACTGCTATCTCGCTTTTGAGCGACAAGGTGGAATATCTGAACCAGGTCATCGAGACAGCCCAGCCGGGAACCATAACGATGCTGGAAGCCGATACGTATACACCTTTTCAACCTCTTGGCGAAGATGGAACAGACCAAAATGCCACTACTCATGACAATTAA